The genomic stretch TACAACCGCCCGAGAATctaactcgcgaccccgtgatccatagaccaaaactctccctactgagcaaaGCCAGCGGGCTGAATTTGGAAACTGCATTAACTTACAAATctatattactttttaatttttatatttccatATACATGTACGATACAAAGTATTCTTTGCATAAACAATGCTTcaattttgatacaaatttcaagaAGAACACATTGTTAAGTCATTAACGAATGGAAGTATAAGCAAGATCCATAGAAAACATCAGCAAGATCCATAGAAAACAACAGAAACTGCCAACACTCATTAAAGGTCCACTACCCTAACATTGTCTGGGAGCAAAAACTTATACCAGTGTAAGTATGTACAAACCTTCAGTGGGAAGTATTGCACATCTGTCTTGTGTATTCCTAGGCAGCCATATTTTCCTTTTCCCCATGTGTACAAGTCCCCTACATCTGTGACATAAAGGATATCATTTATATTTCTTAACTAAGATTATTTTAATAGATATCTTCACTACTTTGAATTAGCATACATAGACAATAAAATATGCTTGAACTATTTATCTTATACTGAAACTTAGTTCATAAGCTTATTTACAGTTGCCTTCGGTAAcacatatgggcgactcctcaaGAAGTCAGTCAGTAATGTTATCTGGAGGATAATGCAAGAGAAAGAAGACATTCCCAATTCCAAAAGCTTCACTGGTTCTTTTGcttgccaggtgtaaagcaccagTACACAGACCTCTTATCTCTACTTTAGTATTATTTAGATAGAGGAGGAGGGTGCTTGAACTCACGACCCACTCGTTCTTTAGTGGAATATTGAGCTTCTAAAGTTGTGCAATATTTTCGCTGCAGAACTTGTGCGTATTTCCTGATACAAAGCTAGTAACTTATAAATATTCTTACCTGTGACTGCAGCTAAGTGACTCATTCCACAGCTTATATCTACAACTTTCACACTGGGTTGTAGCTCATTACAGCCAAATAGTGGTGGAGGTAATAAACTGGGAATTTTCAGCATGTTTGTTTTGGGTCCTTTTCCTAGTACACCATATCCCCATACATAAACTTGGCCTTTGTCTGAAAAAGGAAAATCTTCCATCTAACCTTCTAAATGGTGAAGTAAATTGGACAATCAGATTTGTAAGGGGAGGTGGcttgttttattcattatttaacaaCGTGCTGCCTGACCTTGAGGCTATCAGATATGGTGTGACTCTTACAAGCAAACAGGAGGGTCattgatgaccctggatcgctcacctgagcaatatcagctacatatttcaaatgtcaaattgatgctaaaatattaagaaagtaggtcagtaggtcacattcatggtcactgaaagttagTTTTACAAGATGAGTGTGCACAACTGTATAtgtaatccaaatttcaaggctgtaggTCAACgttaaagtcaagtgacccctaattacttggggtcatcaggtgaTTATAATTACacagtctaggaaataagatcagaaaattttgaagtactttttcctatataactcatataacaagtgaccccctgggtggggtctcttttcacccaaagggcataatttgaacaatcttgttagagaaccactaagcaatgctatataccaattatcaaaggcctaggccttgaactttcagacaagaagttttttcctacataagtctatgtaaaacttgggacacccagggtggggcctcttttcactcctgGATAATAAtttggtttcaggcaagaagatttttaaagatttttttctatataagtctaaacttgggaccccagggtggggcctcttttcatccaaggggcatactttgaacaatcttggtagcggACCAccaggcaatactacataccaaatatcaaaggcctaggtcttgtggtttaagacaagaagattttaaaaaaattttcctataTCAGTCTTacgtaaaatttgggacccctagggtggggcctcttttcaccccaggggcataatttgaacaaccttggtagaggaccactagatgatgttacataccaaatatcaaagccctaggccctgttggttttgactagaagattttcaaagttttccctatatacatgtaagtctttgtaaaccatgtgacccccctcccccccccccaggtCAGGGCCATAtatatttgaccctaggcggataatttgaacaaccttggtagaagaccactatatggtgctacatgccaaatattaaagcccccTGTAGTTTTggtaaagaagatttttaaagttttttcattcGGTTGCCATGggaaccagagttctgtatggaattcaattctttgaacaatttttaaagaagaccatccaaggaatatccctgtgaagtttcatcaaaattggccaggtggattaggaggagatgttgtttaaaggaaagtgtggacggatggaTGCCGGACAGTgaacgatcacaatagctcaccctgagccttttgctcaggagagctaaaaataggaaacgaaaccaaatttaaaaagaatgtatactgtgaaatcattaatatttgtggggaactattttttgtggatttcgttgttgagtgaatccatgaaatttaatcccaatgaacaagtaaaattctcattcatttcatgttcaaaagttgatatccacaaattcatatcctctcgaaattgctgttttgacccaAATCACAAACTTTCATGcccataaaattaaatgattttaaagtatgaaaaaataaaaatttcttctcTCTTCTCAATTCAATGGTATTGCAAAAGTaagattcattttcattttgttcccAACAGTATGTATggtgtttttcaatattttgtcgGGTAATTAGACTTTATGCATAGATTACTCCCTGAAAGGGGGCCAAATGGTATCTATTTACTGACAATATAATCTCTCAAATATGtaaagttggaaagcatttggcTTAGTAGTTTTAAAGAAACCTACTTACATGCAAACTTTTTGTGATGCATTTTTGGACATCGACAGAAGGGTGACAACAAAagctcatttaaaaaaaaaaaaaacaaaaaaaaaaacccatgtaGTTGAGCttataaatatagatttcttAAAGATCTCTTACATCATTCTCATCATTCAGTGCTTTTGCATAAgcctgcttttttttttaattgaattttcCGTAACTTGAGGCAACTAAAACTTGCAGACATACTGACTTAATCTAAATGAACTGCACCaccagaaaaccaacatagtgcatttgcgaccagcatggatccagaccagcctgcacatccatgcagtctggtcagaatccacgCTGtgcactttcaaagcctattgcaattacagaaaccattagcgaacagcatagatcctgaccagactgcgcggatgcgcaggttggtctggatccatgctggacgcaaacgcactatgttggttttctcatggcatggctcttATTTTCAATATGTTTGCAACAAgtaaaaaatctataaatttcatTATCATACAAACCATTCAGTAACATGCACACAGATCCTCCAGTTGCCACTTTCTGTATTTTCCCACAATTTATAATAGGTAAATGTTTTGGAACACTAACTTGTGTTTCATCTGTAACCATTGACAACTGACTGTATTCAGAATTTCCCCATCCAAAAACCTCCCCTGTATCTGACACAGCTAGTACACAGTCTGCTCTGGAGGCAATGTCAACTATCTTTACACCTTCTATGTCACCTTTCAGTTGCTGTGGAATACCTACTGATTCAAATGTTTGTAGAcctaaaaagtacatgtatattaaaatcaCTTTAACAGATGTTATCTGTAAGCCAATAATTAATATTCCATAGAAACACTCAGGTAATATGGTAATCCAGGGAACATGGGTCAagttagaaaaataaatgaaaactaactaaatatgtttttttttaaagaaagaatctACTACTGAATGACTGACAATGTATCTGGATAGCATTTGGAAAGATGCATATCTATTAAAAGTAGAAGGATTCTAGTTTTGTGCCTTCTGTTTGATCTAGAACTCCATTTAAAGAGAGATAATTCAAAGGAAGAACATTTAAAGGGAGAGAATTTAAATACAGCATTTTAATTCAGTGACCATAACAACAAGCTTGCAGTATTTTATGATACTTTacctgtctgtccgtctgcaccTAATCCACATGAATACACCTGACCATCTTCTGTCAGAAACAGTGTATGATCCTGCCCACATACAACCTGAATAGCAATTATTAACACACTTTTACTTAGGACCACTTGATACTGTATACCTGTTTGCTTGttcttaacaaattttggctctttcaggggtcaatacggaacctatgactggatctgacaaattcatcatggaatccaagatctattgatgttaaagatattttgcaagtttgtatcaaataaatgaagtctctatatggctgcaaaagcttaatagcaaattttggccctttaaagggacATAACACTGGAGCCCATGAGGGGATCTGGCCACTTTTCGAAAGggactgagatattatgccaatacaagttgtgtgcaagtttatttaaaattgattgcaaaatatggtttCTATCATGTTAACAAGAAATTACAGACAGAAGATGagggacgaagggcaatcacaaaagttGACCTTGTCACTatctgacaggtgagctaaatattgaaagtacatcaaaacttcaaccaaagtGTGGATGCGGAAGGAAGCTGATGTCGACGCGGgagcaagtaggatagctctccacatacttcgaatagtcaagctaaaaacatcATTATTTCATACACAGTGAGTACCTAGGTAGAAACCAACAGAATTTCAGGCACAGTGAGTACCTAGGTAGAAACCAACAGAATTTCAGGCGCAGTGAGTTAAGTACCTAAGTAGAAACCAACAGAATTTCTGGCACAGTGAGTATCTAGGTAGAAACCAATACAATTTCAGGCCGGTGAGTACCTAGTTAGAAACCAACTGAATTTCAGGCACAGTGAGTACCTAGGTAGAAACCAACAGAATTTCAGGCACAGTGAGTACCTAGCTAGAAACCAACTGAATTTCAGGCACAGTGAGTACCTAGGTAGAAACCAACAGAATTTCAGGCACAGTGAGTACCTAGGTAGaaatcaacagtatttcaggcacAGTGAGTACCTAGGTAGAAACCAACAGAATTTCAGGCACAGTGAGTACCTAGCTAGAAACCAACAGAATTTCAGGCACAGTGAGTACCTAGGTAGAAACCAACAGAATTTCAGGCACAGTGAGTACCTAGCTAGAAACCAACTAAATTTCAGGCACAGTAACCTGGGAAGAAACAATATCTCAGGCTCAGGAGAGTACCTGGGTAGAAACCAACTACTTTTAATTAGCTTGCTATGACTTTTTGATCTCAAACTTCAAGATATACTGTTCAAGTGGTTGGAAGACAGCAACACCCACATCACAAACTTGAGCATTGCACTATGTCTCTGCAGAGATACTGCATAATACAATTAAGGTAATCCAAGTCATGTAAAATAATCCTTCATTTGCAAAACAAATACATTCACTTACCTTGCTGACGTTTTCTGGAATTCCTTCAACTCTCTTTATATTTGACACCTTTCTATtaataaagaagaaatataatgtaatagcataataaatacaaaattctGTAATGAATTTGTATAATTGTAAAGTTTACAGTGAAACTGCTGAATTTTGTTAGCAATAAATTCAATGGTTTAGGCTAACACTGCTTTTTTTAGGACATGAATTCATTGATAAGGATTTCAACGTTTCaagacaaatacaaatttaatttgTCCCATTTGTTAAAGTGAAAGAACACATAAAATTTTACCTAAAAGTCTTCtaaaaggtggttaatcagatttcaGTCAACtgatggatttgttcaaaacgtAACcagctgatcatttacacttacatTGTGTTCACCAAGTTCTAAAAAAAACCTAGATTTTCAACGGAAGTATTTCTAAATTTGATTTTGCTATTCTGGTTATCCAACTAaaatagcattattttagcaCAAGTGTTTAATTTAAGCATTATTTTAGCACAAGTGTTTAATTTAAGCATTATTTTAGcacaagtataattatataaaattatataaactatGCCTATGGAATACTACAAAATATGCACTActgtattaaagttgtcaaaaatttgcatttgCAAGTATTTATTTTGCCAAAACTCATTATCAATACAAgcttataaaattattataaccTCCCTTTGTGTATCTTGGTTGCAGACAGATTTATAAAAGATGTCATGCTGTTTTAAAACATGACTTTTGTTTCAGGTAGCTTACATATCGCAATAATGAAAAGTTACAAATTACATTGCAATCAAAAGAAATGATCCACtttattaaagggaggtaattacaaaatgtaataaaaagtaaaaaaaaaaatgtatatttcgaATAAGGATCTTACTCATGCAATGGgtctttttcttcattaaaaaaaCTCTAAGAGAAAATATGAAActtgaaaaatgtcacaaaatgttgctcaagtgtgattgaccacctttaaccttctaaatatctataatggactggtctgtcagaCCATGATccgactgcacgaatgtgcaagctgatcttggtctacagtagtcgcaaaggcagaatcacttgccactagcaggctaaaggttaaagaaaatttctgaaatggtacatatttaaaaaaaaatattggtgcTAGAATTATTGACAAAGTATCTATCATGTGAGATGTGATAATGAACAattttgaagtgtgaagtttatCCATGATAGGGTAATAAATGAGGACACCATGCTGACTAGGATATCTTTAATATACAGTACTAGTGTGTGGTCAAGTTGATAATTTTTATGCTAAAAAGGCCCAAACAATTTCTTTACCAAAAGAACCGAAACAAGTTCTTTACCAAAAAGACCAAATTGTAAGACCAAACCAATTTCTTTAACAAAAGGATCAAAACAATCTCTTTACCAAAAGGACCAAAACAATTTCTGCACCAAAAGGACCAAAACAATTTCTGCACCAAAAAGACGAAATCAGTCCAAAAAAGCTGAAATTGCAGGATGATATCATGTCTACAATTGGCAATAAAAGACTTACTGAAAACTTTCGCCTTCTATTGATGGTCTGCCACACTGTCCATAGGCATTATTTCCTTGTGAAAACACTGAAACAGATGTAACACAAAATGTACAATCTAGATATTTGCTGCAATATTTTGGCAAttattttaacccttactctgAATTTCTAAAccggactgatccatcattcaatcagggcagtaccacttattatttaaaggggtgttcattgaaaatttactgactgaacagtgaacagtgcagaccatgatcagcctacatggatgtgcaggctgattttggtctgcacttcGGTTGCAAAGGCAGCATCACTTactgccagcaggcttaaggttaatacTGGGTAATTCATTTGAAAGTCATATTTCTTATATTTGGTCTTAAAAGAGAAGCCTGTAAAACTTTACAAACTATTACTATACATCGCAATGAATGCTGTAATATGATTGGATCAAAACTCAATAAAATAGTTCAACAAAATGAGCTACTGGCTCATTATTTCTTCCAAAATGACTTTTAACTCCTGAGATATGAACTACTGACCACTTATTCAGCTGAATCCAGATTTATCTTGGAAATGAGTCAATAGTCTGCCAGTGCTGAACAACCTAAAACGTTCTCCCTATTATTGTTTTACTGCtttcaaatgtaataaaacaactaCCTACCTTTAAAGTGATCTATGGATAAATTATCCGGCCTCGGAAAAAGACTATTGACCCTCATCAAAACTATTAACCTCGACTCCATCTCGGTCAATAATTATCTGATGATGATCAATACTAGTCATTTTCCTTGGCTGAATCATTTTAAGCACTGACCACGTAAAAGGTAAATATTTGTACATCATTTCTCCTTAAATAAATTACTGGTCCATTGTTTTTGCTATTAAACAGTCTATAGTTCAACATATTAACTTTGCTGGGCTAAAGTCAAAATCTGAAGATAAGAAATCTGTAAAAATGTATTCATGATGATTGTAATGTCATCGAAAAACTTGAAAGTGAACAGACAAAACCATTGGCTCTCTGTCACAAGGATTTTTACATGATTTCatcagtgacctagtttatgatcccataCGACTCTGTTTCAAACCAGAAAACTCTGACTTTTTTGACCCACAGATTACCCAGTTTTGAAAGTTAAACCTAGAATTTACACATTCCTATGGAATATCATATAGATCAAGTAAAAATAGATCAAgtaaaaatgtgacatctagagtgccaccaatatttttttatcatttcacatAGCTTTAACTCCAGACCCCAGTCTTTCAgcattgacctagatttcatagcgacaaacattctgaccttaAAGTGTAATAAGGTAGGAAATGCAACCTCTTTCTTGTTAACATCTGACCCAGTTATATAGTGTTTGACTGAAGATGACCcgatttcaaacttgacctaaatatcattaaggcaaacattcgGACTAGGTTTcaataacctttaccctgctaaatttctaaaacggactcaGGTCtacttccaatttgggcagtacctcTTATTCATTCAAAGgagagtt from Mercenaria mercenaria strain notata chromosome 16, MADL_Memer_1, whole genome shotgun sequence encodes the following:
- the LOC123540446 gene encoding RCC1-like G exchanging factor-like protein isoform X2, producing MEAIFRTTQLLKSCRLCQTVRYASGSVRRREAREKRKEQVVQYQSVKATPAERVYVWGHAAAGALGVRSYLRPEKRHQKPVTVQHRPARLRFMDENDIEVYNVACGYGFTLFATKRRRRHLVFATGINTDSQLGYHEYPKNTGRVLDYIIEPVPVDIPGISQTDNKAVLQVACGRAHSVFLTKVGVFSQGNNAYGQCGRPSIEGESFQKVSNIKRVEGIPENVSKVVCGQDHTLFLTEDGQVYSCGLGADGQTGLQTFESVGIPQQLKGDIEGVKIVDIASRADCVLAVSDTGEVFGWGNSEYSQLSMVTDETQVSVPKHLPIINCGKIQKVATGGSVCMLLNDKGQVYVWGYGVLGKGPKTNMLKIPSLLPPPLFGCNELQPSVKVVDISCGMSHLAAVTDVGDLYTWGKGKYGCLGIHKTDVQYFPLKVAMPAFTHMVECGVDHTVALCRSFS
- the LOC123540446 gene encoding RCC1-like G exchanging factor-like protein isoform X1, yielding MHGIMEAIFRTTQLLKSCRLCQTVRYASGSVRRREAREKRKEQVVQYQSVKATPAERVYVWGHAAAGALGVRSYLRPEKRHQKPVTVQHRPARLRFMDENDIEVYNVACGYGFTLFATKRRRRHLVFATGINTDSQLGYHEYPKNTGRVLDYIIEPVPVDIPGISQTDNKAVLQVACGRAHSVFLTKVGVFSQGNNAYGQCGRPSIEGESFQKVSNIKRVEGIPENVSKVVCGQDHTLFLTEDGQVYSCGLGADGQTGLQTFESVGIPQQLKGDIEGVKIVDIASRADCVLAVSDTGEVFGWGNSEYSQLSMVTDETQVSVPKHLPIINCGKIQKVATGGSVCMLLNDKGQVYVWGYGVLGKGPKTNMLKIPSLLPPPLFGCNELQPSVKVVDISCGMSHLAAVTDVGDLYTWGKGKYGCLGIHKTDVQYFPLKVAMPAFTHMVECGVDHTVALCRSFS